From a single Cherax quadricarinatus isolate ZL_2023a chromosome 45, ASM3850222v1, whole genome shotgun sequence genomic region:
- the LOC128694872 gene encoding uncharacterized protein isoform X2 — translation MWGCKGRVAVLGPVMLVAGILAVVAAVLATPGGLDSYGNGVGGGFVGARVGYGYDGNHGGEGGYSGNYGGQGYGGAYGGFGGYGGGNYGGGYGGGYGGGGFGAYGGSIVGSRGNGIGYGKGR, via the exons GTGATGCTGGTAGCTGGGATCTTGGCGGTCGTAGCGGCAGTCCTAGCCACGCCGGGAGGCCTCGACTCCTACGGGAACGGCGTCGGCGGTGGGTTTGTCGGCGCCAGAGTCGGGTACGGCTACGACGGCAACCACGGCGGCGAGGGTGGGTATTCGGGTAACTATGGAGGACAAGGCTACGGCGGTGCCTACGGCGGTTTCGGAGGCTACGGCGGCGGTAATTACGGCGGCGGCTACGGCGGCGGCTACGGAGGTGGAGGCTTCGGGGCTTACGGAGGAAGTATTGTCGGCAGCCGTGGTAACGGCATCG gttacGGTAAAGGTCGATGA